A portion of the Salminus brasiliensis chromosome 11, fSalBra1.hap2, whole genome shotgun sequence genome contains these proteins:
- the LOC140565686 gene encoding olfactory receptor 6N1-like, translating into MSVQNISKQTITEFVFRGFDTVQRPLVVGIALLILYILIMFSNLATIYFIVMDKRLHQPMFLFVCNLAFVDLIYCTSACPTMIGILVAGYKTISYVPCLVQMFFVIAGAVMEMFAISIMAVDRFVAIAIPLRYHSILTNFRCVLIIIALWLLSSAFTAWLSSTVMPLEICYSNLKYMFCDYPTVTRATCVNPEPYFDMSSIFTGVLCLGTLIFIFLSYIKIGIVVGRMSSKSDKKKALNTCVSHLVVIICYYAPLFVRIVLTRIGVVLTLDERNGLMIGSVLGPSLVNPFMYCFRTKEIRNKIFKFVKKN; encoded by the coding sequence ATGTCAGTTCAAAATATTTCCAAACAAACTATTACTGAATTTGTCTTTCGAGGATTTGATACAGTGCAAAGGCCTTTGGTTGTTGGTATTGCCCTGTTGATTCTTTATATTCTTATCATGTTTAGTAACCTTGCAACTATATACTTCATTGTCATGGATAAGCGTTTGCACCAGCCAATGTTCCTGTTTGTCTGTAATTTAGCATTTGTAGACTTAATCTACTGTACAAGTGCATGCCCAACTATGATAGGTATCCTTGTAGCTGGCTATAAAACCATATCTTATGTACCTTGCCTTGTGCAGATGTTTTTTGTCATTGCAGGTGCTGTGATGGAAATGTTTGCTATATCTATAATGGCAGTTGACCGATTTGTTGCTATAGCCATTCCTTTACGGTACCATTCCATTCTGACAAATTTCCGTTGTGTTCTCATTATTATTGCACTGTGGTTGTTGTCTTCTGCATTTACTGCGTGGCTGTCTTCTACTGTTATGCCTCTAGAAATATGTTACTCTAATTTGAAGTACATGTTTTGTGACTATCCAACTGTTACCCGAGCAACTTGTGTAAATCCTGAACCATATTTTGATATGAGTTCCATTTTTACAGGTGTTCTGTGTTTGGGGACacttattttcatatttttgtcCTATATAAAGATAGGAATAGTTGTTGGGAGAATGTCATCAAagagtgacaagaaaaaagcaCTCAACACTTGTGTTAGTCATTTGGTAGTCATAATCTGCTATTATGCACCTCTCTTTGTACGAATAGTCCTGACCAGGATTGGTGTAGTGTTGACATTAGATGAACGAAATGGGTTGATGATTGGGTCAGTTCTTGGACCTTCTTTAGTAAATCCATTCATGTATTGTTTCAGAACAAAGGAGATCAgaaacaaaatatttaaatttgtcAAAAAGAATTAA